From Anopheles arabiensis isolate DONGOLA chromosome 3, AaraD3, whole genome shotgun sequence, a single genomic window includes:
- the LOC120902010 gene encoding uncharacterized protein LOC120902010, producing the protein MAHKLISCSACVLVALFVLSAVNVSRQASLSLRVLSRGERSVFNQTHSNKTCEGNTPCGWAVYTPATRAIDSFMKNTCDCEKLKQCVRTDDDVSISAYVYRCREHPAKAKSVPAS; encoded by the exons ATGGCGCACAAACTAATATCGTGTAGTGCCTGTGTGCTGGTGGCGCTTTTCGTGCTGAGTGCAGTGAACGTATCAAGGCAGGCGTCCCTTTCGCTACGG GTCCTGTCACGTGGTGAGCGATCCGTGTTTAACCAAACGCACAGCAACAAGACGTGCGAAGGTAACACACCTTGCGGATGGGCAGTGTACACACCCGCAACAAGGGCGATCGATAGCTTCATGAAAAATAC GTGTGACTGCGAGAAGTTGAAGCAGTGCGTCCGAACGGACGACGATGTCTCGATCAGTGCGTACGTCTACCGCTGCCGGGAGCATCCGGCCAAGGCAAAGTCCGTGCCCGCGTCCTGA